Proteins encoded together in one Telopea speciosissima isolate NSW1024214 ecotype Mountain lineage chromosome 6, Tspe_v1, whole genome shotgun sequence window:
- the LOC122665093 gene encoding uncharacterized protein At1g51745, with protein sequence MRISDGLQGTVGVDCSVGSIVWVRRRNGSWWPGRILGPNELSASHLMSPRSGTPVKLLGREDASVDWYNLEKSKRVKAFRCGEFDDCIERAESSQGIPIKKREKYARREDAILHALELEKQHKKLDVGFNSTSNKMAGKMITSQMGNDHCKFGNIKSQDEKMGDPLHVQKVKQGKQMSWEDDNSEAKPRMRGLQDFGLRIASSKTKFSASTALEGSHRLSVVDHMDFHANGRSVGNENHVNSSKNSLAIKRKRSQGGLLEGSIVKRRDRRRPLVQVLQSSAKLPLSHSFQTDGNAVSTLVRGEKEQMGVICRAKRSKCVYLPADLNDCLDHTECPPDQMKISRTQLGMDNCQLFPGSLTEGVTFEEMMEDAESDSSERDSLDPDMDEETTLLSGATTEMQPVAEPSSGKYMSGNGYQVQGQSESMSSEELEESPLTRYVSHPHPHDQTAAVAADVGVSKWKQKGKRNIRNLTKRPMEAREGKFSNGSIHETYLEGEGNNLNQKASGLGSYPACEDLKYVYDEGDLTEKDSMHTQVSGLGNGRYPILKSASKDHNRIITDVADSEEDPVWGADGLSQSTLREYWENQGEYFDPVYGTHRLGNRMESTLVDVDLKVQASYQGEHVPLVSLMSRLNGKAIIGHPIQIEVLEDGATDKLLVTYGGFDVEPSYNDGSTGLPPVWRTARRTAMHRVPRPQLLSAPEDDESAELHPYADLESKPLYKKPYPANFSHKARLMKKSLSLIRRPPITEKKFPKKLLKKVSVSSQKTRTLSSISIDQELTGKAGNSKLSNKRDMEGLIKPVETGLTTVTCIPVKLVFSRLLESVGRPPSRPANHGVLKGDIERKPS encoded by the exons GGACTGGTACAATTTAGAGAAATCCAAGCGTGTCAAGGCATTTAGATGTGGGGAATTTGATGATTGTATTGAAAGGGCTGAATCATCCCAGGGCATtccaataaagaaaagagagaaatatgcACGTCGAGAAGATGCTATTCTTCATGCTCTTGAGCTTGAGAAGCAGCATAAAAAACTAGATGTTGGTTTTAATTCTACGAGCAATAAAATGGCTGGGAAGATGATTACATCTCAAATGGGGAATGATCATTGCAAATTTGGAAATATAAAATCACAGGATGAGAAGATGGGAGATCCTTTGCATGTGCAAAAAGTCAAACAGGGGAAGCAGATGAGCTGGGAAGATGATAATTCGGAAGCCAAACCTCGGATGAGAGGCTTGCAGGATTTTGGGCTGAGGATTGCCTCTTCAAAGACAAAGTTTTCTGCCTCCACTGCTCTAGAGGGTTCTCATAGACTTTCTGTAGTTGATCATATGGATTTTCATGCAAATGGTCGGAGTGTGGGGAATGAAAATCATGTCAACAGCAGTAAGAATTCTTtggcaatcaaaagaaaaaggtcACAGGGTGGGCTGCTTGAGGGATCCATTGTCAAGAGACGTGATAGACGCCGTCCTCTTGTTCAAGTATTACAGAGTAGTGCAAAATTGCCATTATCACACTCTTTCCAGACTGATGGCAATGCTGTTTCTACCCTTGTGCGTGGTGAAAAAGAACAGATGGGGGTTATTTGTCGTGCCAAGAGGAGCAAATGTGTATATTTGCCTGCGGACTTGAATGATTGTTTAGATCACACAGAATGTCCTCCAGACCAGATGAAGATATCACGGACACAGTTAGGAATGGATAACTGTCAACTCTTCCCTGGTTCTTTGACGGAAGGAGTCACTTTTGAGGAAATGATGGAAGATGCAGAATCTGACTCTTCTGAGAGGGATTCCCTAGaccctgacatggatgaagagacAACTCTATTATCAG GTGCTACTACTGAAATGCAGCCAGTAGCAGAACCAAGTTCTGGCAAATACATGAGTGGCAATGGTTATCAAGTTCAAGGTCAATCAGAAAGCATGAGTAGTGAGGAGCTTGAAGAGTCACCCCTTACTAGATATGTGTCTCACCCTCACCCTCATGACCAGACTGCAGCTGTTGCTGCTGATGTAGGGGTATCAAAATGGAAacagaaagggaaaaggaacatCCGGAATTTAACCAAGAGACCCATGGAGGCAAGAGAAGGAAAATTCTCCAATGGATCCATTCATGAAACATATCTTGAAGGAGAGGGAAACAACTTAAACCAAAAGGCATCTGGACTAGGTTCTTACCCCGCATGTGAGGATCTGAAGTATGTCTATGATGAGGGTGATTTGACTGAGAAGGATTCAATGCATACCCAAGTATCTGGACTTGGCAATGGAAGATACCCTATACTAAAATCTGCTTCCAAAGACCACAACAGAATCATCACTGACGTTGCCGATTCTGAGGAAGACCCAGTCTGGGGAGCAGATGGATTATCTCAATCAACACTAAGAGAATACTGGGAAAACCAAGGTGAGTACTTTGATCCAGTATATGGTACTCATCGTCTTGGCAATAGGATGGAATCGACATTGGTAGATGTGGACTTGAAGGTCCAAGCAAGCTATCAAGGAGAGCATGTCCCTTTGGTTTCTCTAATGAGTCGATTGAATGGGAAAGCAATAATTGGACATCCGATCCAAATCGAAGTATTAGAAGATGGTGCCACCGATAAACTTCTTGTTACATATGGGGGGTTTGATGTGGAACCCAGTTACAATGATGGAAGTACAGGACTTCCACCTGTCTGGAGAACTGCCAGAAGGACGGCCATGCACCGTGTCCCTCGTCCGCAACTTTTGTCTGCACCGGAGGATGATGAAAGTGCTGAACTTCACCCTTATGCAGATCTTGAAAGTAAGCCTCTGTACAAGAAGCCATATCCAGCAAATTTTAGTCATAAGGCAAGGCTGATGAAAAAGAGCTTGTCTCTAATTCGTCGGCCTCCTATAACTGAAAAGAAGTTCCCAAAGAAGCTCTTGAAGAAAGTTAGTGTTTCTAGCCAGAAAACAAGGACACTATCTTCAATTTCTATTGACCAGGAATTGACTGGCAAGGCTGGCAATTCAAAGCTTTCAAATAAGAGGGACATGGAGGGGCTGATCAAACCAGTAGAAACTGGACTTACTACAGTTACCTGCATCCCTGTGAAACTAGTGTTCAGTAGGTTACTAGAATCAGTTGGAAGGCCTCCATCAAGACCTGCTAATCATGGGGTTTTGAAGGGAGATATAGAAAGAAAACCATCGTAA